Proteins from a genomic interval of Paenibacillus sp. FSL R5-0623:
- a CDS encoding Gfo/Idh/MocA family oxidoreductase produces the protein MTIRIGKISLWHVHAWDYIKQVQEHEDTVIAAVWDEDAKRGQEAAERLNLPFYASLEDMLAKDDIDAVIVDAPTRIHEEVITAAAKAGKHIFTEKVIASTQAESNRILNEVKANNVKMTVSLPRLNAGYTLTIQNVLNQGLLGKVTYVRVRLSHDGAISNWLPQHFYDLKDCQGGALIDLGCHPMYLAKLFLGQEVTAVNANFGYITGKEVEDNAVATLFTDSGAVGVVEAGFVNSHSPFTIEVHGTEGTLLYGTPEEKLLIRTKAAEGQYQEWTELPLADQRESAFNQWVAHIQNDTDATENVQIAMELTRLMEAANLSAKEGRRITLNELKG, from the coding sequence TTGACCATTCGAATTGGAAAAATTAGCTTGTGGCATGTTCACGCATGGGATTACATCAAGCAGGTACAGGAACATGAGGATACAGTCATCGCCGCTGTTTGGGATGAAGATGCCAAGCGGGGGCAGGAAGCTGCGGAACGCTTAAACCTACCCTTCTATGCTTCACTCGAAGATATGCTGGCCAAGGATGACATCGATGCCGTTATTGTAGATGCGCCAACCCGCATCCATGAAGAGGTGATCACCGCTGCTGCAAAAGCAGGTAAACACATCTTCACGGAGAAGGTTATTGCATCAACACAGGCGGAATCCAACAGAATCCTTAATGAGGTAAAGGCAAACAACGTCAAGATGACAGTTTCCTTACCACGTCTGAATGCAGGGTATACGTTAACGATTCAGAATGTACTTAACCAAGGATTACTTGGCAAAGTGACTTATGTAAGAGTGCGTTTATCGCATGATGGAGCAATATCGAACTGGTTACCTCAACACTTCTATGATCTGAAGGATTGTCAGGGCGGTGCACTGATTGATCTGGGCTGCCATCCCATGTATCTTGCCAAATTGTTTCTGGGTCAAGAAGTAACAGCGGTTAACGCGAACTTCGGATATATTACAGGCAAAGAAGTGGAAGATAATGCAGTCGCAACCTTGTTTACGGATTCTGGAGCAGTCGGCGTTGTTGAAGCTGGTTTTGTGAACAGCCATTCTCCATTTACGATTGAGGTTCATGGTACGGAAGGTACGCTTCTGTACGGAACACCCGAAGAGAAGTTATTGATTCGCACGAAAGCAGCAGAGGGACAGTATCAAGAGTGGACTGAACTTCCTTTGGCAGACCAAAGAGAAAGCGCATTCAATCAATGGGTCGCACATATACAAAATGATACGGATGCAACCGAAAACGTGCAGATTGCTATGGAGCTGACCCGTTTGATGGAAGCAGCGAATCTCTCTGCCAAAGAAGGGCGCAGAATCACTCTGAATGAGTTGAAGGGTTAG
- a CDS encoding AraC family transcriptional regulator, with product MSLYPYEKMLERQDLLERLDILMVWGHYEIRVMRFHLTSFPAGRVVDFHNHAEFEFHFIPRGKGKVILDDQTHALSEGMLYLTGPGVLHYQEADAKEDMDELCLHVDIVHKPREHVDPWEAAESEETIEKLRTLPLTPVNDYHRAMHCFLEAYEACDQKLLGYYTSIKQLVISILLKTVRAYDTGGNRPEAPVRDMSVYRYEYAVQYMEANHPTVVTLEHVAEKLHISSRQLQRIFYQVQPEMPFSRVLEDIRLRAVCRNLEESNVSIEQIALASGFNNANYLHAVFRKRLGMTPSAFRKMKQPILK from the coding sequence TTGAGCCTGTATCCTTATGAGAAAATGCTTGAACGGCAGGATCTCCTGGAGAGACTGGATATTTTAATGGTATGGGGACATTATGAGATTCGCGTGATGCGATTTCATCTGACTTCTTTTCCAGCGGGCCGAGTTGTGGATTTCCATAATCATGCAGAGTTTGAGTTTCATTTTATCCCAAGAGGTAAAGGTAAAGTTATTCTCGATGATCAGACACATGCACTCTCGGAAGGTATGCTTTATTTGACTGGACCGGGTGTCCTTCATTATCAGGAGGCTGATGCCAAAGAGGACATGGATGAACTATGTCTTCATGTGGATATCGTTCACAAGCCAAGAGAGCATGTTGATCCCTGGGAAGCAGCAGAATCCGAGGAAACGATTGAAAAGCTGAGAACGCTTCCGCTTACTCCGGTGAATGATTATCATCGGGCAATGCATTGTTTTTTGGAAGCCTACGAGGCATGTGATCAGAAATTGTTAGGTTATTATACGTCGATCAAGCAACTGGTTATCAGCATATTACTCAAAACCGTGCGAGCATACGACACCGGGGGGAATCGACCGGAAGCCCCTGTGCGGGATATGTCGGTGTATCGCTATGAGTATGCAGTGCAGTATATGGAGGCGAATCACCCTACAGTGGTCACACTGGAGCATGTAGCAGAGAAACTTCATATCAGCAGCAGACAATTGCAGCGAATCTTCTACCAAGTACAGCCGGAGATGCCGTTCAGCCGCGTACTGGAGGATATTCGTCTGCGCGCCGTGTGCCGCAATCTGGAGGAAAGTAACGTATCTATTGAACAGATCGCTCTTGCTTCAGGCTTCAATAATGCCAACTATTTGCATGCTGTATTTCGCAAACGTCTGGGGATGACCCCGTCGGCTTTTCGTAAAATGAAACAACCAATACTTAAGTGA
- a CDS encoding Gfo/Idh/MocA family oxidoreductase — translation MSKVYRIGIIGCGGIANGKHLPSLSKLDNVELVAFCDIVQERADEAKQKYGSTDAEVYTDYQELLKDKSLDIVHVLTPNISHAEISIAALEAGKHVMCEKPMAKTSAEAQLMLEAAERTGKKLTIGYNNRFREDSQYLKKVCEAGDLGNIYFAKAHAIRRRAVPTWGVFLDEEKQGGGPLIDIGTHALDLTLWMMDNYQPKVVLGTTYHELSQRENAANAWGPWDPKQFSVEDSAFGMIVMENGATIMLESSWALNSLDVDEAKCSLSGSEAGADMKNGLRINGEKFSRLYTNEVELSAGGVAFYDGKSESAPDVEMRKWIEAIENDQEPVVTPKQALVVSQILEALYESARTGKAVYLNNGSEA, via the coding sequence ATGAGTAAAGTATATCGTATCGGAATTATTGGCTGTGGTGGAATCGCGAATGGTAAACATCTGCCGAGTCTGAGTAAACTGGATAATGTTGAACTGGTGGCTTTCTGCGATATCGTTCAGGAACGTGCAGATGAAGCCAAACAGAAATATGGCTCTACTGATGCTGAAGTCTACACGGATTATCAGGAATTGCTCAAGGATAAGTCTTTGGACATTGTGCATGTACTTACGCCGAATATTTCTCATGCCGAGATTTCCATTGCTGCCCTGGAAGCGGGGAAACATGTCATGTGTGAGAAGCCAATGGCGAAGACATCTGCTGAAGCACAACTCATGCTCGAAGCGGCAGAACGTACCGGCAAGAAACTGACCATCGGATACAACAACCGTTTCAGAGAAGACAGTCAGTATTTGAAGAAGGTGTGCGAAGCAGGTGACCTGGGTAATATTTATTTTGCTAAAGCACATGCAATTAGACGTAGAGCAGTACCAACATGGGGTGTTTTCCTGGATGAAGAGAAGCAAGGTGGCGGTCCGCTGATTGATATTGGTACGCACGCACTTGATCTGACGCTCTGGATGATGGATAACTATCAACCAAAAGTTGTGCTGGGTACGACCTATCATGAGCTTTCACAACGTGAAAATGCAGCCAATGCCTGGGGCCCGTGGGACCCGAAACAATTCTCGGTAGAGGACTCAGCCTTTGGCATGATTGTGATGGAAAATGGAGCAACGATCATGTTGGAATCCAGCTGGGCACTGAACTCACTGGATGTGGATGAGGCGAAATGTAGCTTGAGCGGCAGCGAAGCGGGTGCGGATATGAAGAACGGACTGCGCATCAATGGTGAGAAATTCAGCCGTCTATATACCAACGAGGTTGAACTGAGTGCTGGCGGAGTAGCTTTCTACGATGGTAAGAGTGAGAGCGCACCGGATGTTGAGATGAGAAAGTGGATTGAAGCGATTGAAAACGATCAGGAGCCAGTCGTTACACCAAAACAAGCGCTGGTTGTATCTCAAATCCTGGAAGCACTCTATGAATCTGCTCGTACAGGCAAGGCTGTGTACTTGAATAACGGTAGCGAAGCATAG
- a CDS encoding glycosyltransferase family A protein, with protein sequence MTKHKTGHGVSIVVCTNRPQFFDNILQNYSRQLYKSKELIIVLNHDSMNLALYQNRVRKYANVHVYQVPESISLGQSLNAGMTRARFSLIAKFDDDDYYSPYYLTEQVRELRRTKSDIVGKHSCLVYLGASKTLLVRSPAEKNKPVEFVQGGTILFKREILKKVRFTDRSIGEDVTFLRQCRKRGFKAYATSPFNYVYHRRKNKKSHTWRADDNFYLEGSTKLAVTDDFRSFANKKL encoded by the coding sequence TTGACTAAACACAAAACGGGTCATGGTGTTTCCATTGTTGTATGTACCAATCGTCCTCAATTTTTTGATAACATCCTGCAAAATTACAGTCGGCAGCTTTATAAAAGCAAAGAGCTGATCATTGTCCTGAATCATGACAGTATGAATCTGGCATTATACCAAAACCGGGTTCGAAAATATGCGAATGTTCATGTATATCAAGTTCCAGAGAGCATTTCGCTAGGACAAAGCCTGAACGCTGGCATGACGAGGGCTCGTTTTTCGTTGATTGCCAAATTTGATGATGATGACTACTACTCGCCGTATTATTTAACAGAACAGGTGAGAGAACTGAGACGGACCAAAAGTGATATTGTGGGTAAACATTCGTGCCTAGTCTACTTGGGTGCGTCCAAGACACTGTTGGTCAGATCTCCGGCTGAAAAAAATAAACCGGTTGAATTTGTTCAAGGGGGCACTATTTTATTCAAAAGAGAGATCTTGAAAAAAGTCCGCTTCACGGACCGTTCTATTGGGGAAGATGTAACCTTCCTCAGACAATGCAGGAAAAGAGGATTCAAAGCGTACGCGACCTCACCTTTCAATTATGTGTATCACCGGAGAAAAAACAAAAAAAGCCATACGTGGAGAGCGGATGATAACTTTTACCTGGAGGGAAGCACCAAACTTGCAGTTACGGACGATTTCAGATCCTTTGCTAACAAGAAACTATAG
- a CDS encoding FadR/GntR family transcriptional regulator — protein MSSTFSFRFEKVSTKKVSEFIREQLEEAIILKELMSEEQLPAERDLAEIFNVSRITVREALSSLEEKGLIEKRVGAKGGTFVLPLTANSHKRTREEIKRDWSQMLKVFEFRTIIEPEGAFLAAERITAGELELLENYMEQSIEPDCTREWFRALDVKFHLTIAKASGNPYCERAVRQIRTKINPALDLMPYDDRIRTVNHGVHMEILEALKAHDSIKSKETMKRHIEFSADAIYARLVSESEENEGNDSK, from the coding sequence ATGTCCAGTACGTTTTCATTTCGTTTTGAGAAAGTATCTACCAAAAAGGTTAGTGAATTCATTAGGGAACAACTGGAAGAGGCCATTATTCTGAAAGAATTAATGAGTGAAGAACAGCTCCCAGCCGAACGAGATCTGGCAGAGATTTTTAACGTAAGCCGCATTACTGTTCGTGAGGCACTCTCTTCACTGGAAGAGAAAGGCTTGATTGAGAAAAGGGTGGGTGCCAAAGGCGGAACATTTGTACTGCCTCTGACAGCCAATTCGCATAAGCGCACGAGAGAAGAAATTAAACGGGATTGGTCACAGATGCTGAAGGTGTTTGAATTTCGAACCATCATCGAGCCAGAGGGAGCTTTTCTCGCTGCTGAGCGGATCACCGCAGGCGAACTGGAGCTGCTTGAGAATTACATGGAACAAAGTATAGAGCCAGACTGCACAAGGGAATGGTTCAGGGCGCTGGATGTAAAATTTCATCTGACCATCGCCAAGGCGTCAGGGAATCCATACTGCGAGAGAGCCGTCAGACAGATCCGAACCAAAATTAACCCGGCGCTCGACTTGATGCCTTATGATGACCGGATACGTACCGTCAACCACGGTGTACATATGGAGATTCTTGAAGCATTGAAAGCCCATGATAGCATCAAGTCCAAGGAGACGATGAAAAGGCATATCGAATTCTCGGCTGACGCGATCTATGCCCGTTTGGTTTCTGAATCGGAAGAAAATGAAGGGAATGACAGCAAATGA
- a CDS encoding M20 family metallopeptidase, whose translation MNRSELIQLAQPLQAQLSAWRRDLHQHPEIGYEEHRTSAIVAEHLESLGLEVTRNVGKTGVTGLLRGETDGPTFALRADMDALPIQDQKAVEYRSQVEGKAHLCGHDAHTSILMGAAQLLTGLGRPKSGNIKFIFQPAEEGLAGARAMIQDGVLENPKVDAIAGLHMTPGQNTGTLGVSQGVAFASADPLIIKVFGKGGHAARPHEGIDAIAVSAQVITALQNIVSRMVDPLEPAVVTIGKITGGYMGTAIAPEVEMIGTVRTLSPAIRERMPALIEQVVKGVCDSFGAGCEVVYGDGYPVVVNDLGMVDLLTETCDQVNAEKGWTYIKPSTGGEDFAFYCEQIPGVFFRLGSGNDEERTRYPLHHPMFDLDETAMPYGVGMLSAVALEFLARNTTSEGEQSQ comes from the coding sequence ATGAATCGTTCAGAACTAATACAGCTGGCTCAGCCACTACAAGCTCAGTTAAGCGCTTGGCGCAGAGATTTACATCAGCATCCTGAAATCGGCTATGAGGAACATCGCACATCCGCTATCGTAGCCGAGCATCTGGAAAGCCTGGGACTCGAAGTTACACGCAATGTCGGAAAAACCGGGGTTACAGGCCTGCTTCGCGGAGAGACCGATGGACCAACCTTTGCCTTGCGCGCAGACATGGATGCTCTGCCAATCCAGGATCAGAAAGCGGTGGAATATCGCTCGCAAGTGGAAGGCAAAGCGCATCTGTGTGGACATGACGCTCACACCTCCATCCTGATGGGAGCTGCCCAGCTGCTTACTGGTCTTGGAAGACCGAAATCAGGCAACATCAAATTCATTTTTCAGCCAGCGGAAGAGGGACTTGCAGGGGCAAGAGCCATGATCCAGGACGGTGTTCTGGAGAATCCGAAGGTTGATGCCATCGCAGGATTACACATGACACCTGGACAGAACACGGGAACCTTGGGCGTAAGTCAAGGCGTTGCGTTTGCGTCAGCTGATCCCTTGATTATCAAGGTGTTTGGCAAGGGTGGTCACGCAGCTCGTCCGCATGAGGGCATTGACGCGATCGCGGTATCCGCTCAGGTCATCACCGCATTGCAAAATATCGTCAGTCGGATGGTTGATCCACTTGAACCGGCAGTAGTCACGATTGGCAAAATCACCGGAGGTTATATGGGAACAGCCATCGCCCCGGAAGTGGAGATGATCGGTACGGTTCGTACACTCTCACCTGCCATTCGTGAACGGATGCCAGCTTTGATCGAGCAGGTTGTTAAAGGGGTCTGCGATTCTTTCGGAGCTGGATGCGAAGTTGTCTACGGCGATGGATACCCTGTTGTCGTGAATGATCTCGGCATGGTTGACCTGCTAACAGAGACTTGTGATCAGGTTAATGCGGAGAAGGGATGGACCTATATCAAACCCTCCACAGGGGGCGAGGACTTTGCGTTTTATTGTGAACAGATTCCGGGTGTGTTCTTCAGACTAGGATCTGGGAATGATGAGGAACGTACTCGCTATCCACTCCACCATCCCATGTTTGATCTTGATGAGACAGCGATGCCTTATGGTGTGGGCATGTTGTCTGCAGTAGCACTTGAATTTTTGGCAAGGAATACAACTTCTGAGGGGGAGCAATCACAATGA
- a CDS encoding ABC transporter substrate-binding protein produces the protein MKKRQWTGLWITLLAVVMVLSACGGKSTSTNDSSATEGTGSGSASTTLTIAAATDIESFDPHNNNNTSSEAVLVNVFDYLIKNDSEQKKVAGLATSWDQVDDTTWRFKLREGVTFHNGDPFTSADVKYTLERVAKDETLKQNSYFKNIVEVKVVDDYTVDIITDGPDPLLLNRLSKMGAGILPAKYIADKGFDAFLKQPVGTGPYKFSKWTKDDRVELVKNENYFDGEPKWNEVVFRVIPEASTRVSELLAGGVDVASSIPSTDIARIEGEADKKIVKAPIQRVLQLIFRQTEGSITADPKVREAIDLAIDKQGIVDSIAGGAGILTRTSVTPGNFGADPSLYKTSLYDQEKAKQLLQEAGYAEGEAEMTISVSAQYKEQAEVVAAMLEQAGFKINLDVLEASAFSERYSSKSFKEIFMIGIGNSLFDASNNYNRYMLEEAKGESDYNNPEVEKLLQSALVNMDPASREKEYQQVQQIFSEERPAVYLYQMEGVYGTNAKVNFVPRSDEMFYADEITPVAQ, from the coding sequence ATGAAAAAAAGACAATGGACAGGATTGTGGATCACGTTACTGGCAGTTGTAATGGTACTCAGCGCTTGCGGAGGAAAATCGACAAGCACAAATGATAGTTCCGCAACAGAAGGAACGGGCAGTGGAAGCGCAAGTACAACACTGACCATTGCTGCAGCAACAGATATTGAGAGTTTCGATCCGCACAACAACAACAACACTTCCAGTGAGGCGGTTCTGGTCAACGTTTTTGATTATCTGATCAAAAATGACAGTGAACAGAAGAAAGTTGCGGGACTTGCGACATCATGGGATCAAGTCGATGATACAACATGGAGATTTAAGCTGCGTGAAGGTGTAACCTTCCACAATGGCGATCCATTCACTTCAGCAGATGTAAAATACACGCTGGAGCGCGTAGCCAAGGACGAGACACTGAAACAAAACAGTTATTTCAAAAATATTGTAGAAGTTAAAGTGGTGGATGACTATACCGTAGACATCATCACGGATGGTCCAGATCCATTGCTCCTGAATCGTTTGTCCAAAATGGGAGCAGGCATTCTGCCAGCAAAATATATTGCGGATAAAGGATTTGATGCTTTCCTGAAACAACCGGTAGGCACAGGCCCTTATAAGTTCAGTAAATGGACCAAAGATGATCGTGTGGAACTGGTGAAAAACGAGAACTACTTCGACGGTGAACCAAAATGGAATGAAGTGGTATTCCGCGTTATTCCTGAAGCCTCCACACGTGTATCCGAATTGCTTGCTGGTGGTGTGGATGTGGCGTCTTCCATTCCGTCCACTGACATTGCCCGGATCGAAGGCGAAGCAGATAAAAAGATTGTCAAAGCGCCAATCCAGCGTGTACTTCAGTTGATCTTCCGTCAGACAGAAGGCAGCATCACAGCTGATCCGAAAGTACGTGAAGCGATTGACCTGGCTATCGACAAACAAGGAATCGTGGACAGCATTGCCGGCGGAGCAGGTATCTTAACCCGCACATCCGTAACTCCGGGCAACTTCGGTGCTGATCCTTCATTGTACAAAACGTCACTCTATGATCAAGAAAAAGCAAAACAGTTGCTGCAAGAAGCTGGCTATGCGGAAGGTGAAGCCGAGATGACCATCTCCGTTTCCGCACAGTACAAAGAACAGGCTGAAGTTGTTGCAGCGATGCTGGAACAAGCCGGATTCAAAATCAATCTGGATGTCCTGGAAGCAAGTGCATTCAGTGAACGTTACAGCTCCAAATCATTCAAAGAAATCTTTATGATTGGTATTGGTAACTCCTTGTTTGATGCTTCGAACAACTACAATCGTTATATGTTGGAAGAAGCAAAAGGCGAGTCGGATTACAACAATCCTGAAGTAGAAAAACTGCTTCAATCGGCATTGGTGAACATGGACCCTGCGTCTCGTGAGAAAGAGTATCAGCAAGTACAACAGATCTTCTCTGAAGAACGCCCAGCCGTATACTTGTACCAAATGGAAGGTGTCTACGGAACAAATGCTAAAGTGAACTTCGTGCCGCGCAGTGACGAGATGTTCTATGCTGACGAGATTACACCTGTTGCACAGTAA
- a CDS encoding ABC transporter permease → MGKYVLKSLLQIIPVLFIVSLIVFILVRVTGDPVALMLPETATAEDRAVLTQALGLDQPLYTQYVKFLGSAIQGDFGQSFRYNQPALELVLERLPASFELAVAAMFFAVLMAVPLGVISAVKRNTFTDLIISGISVIGKAMPNFWMGIMLILLFSVMLGVLPVSGRGGLSHLILPAFTLGVGLAAQMTRLIRSSMLEILNQDYIRTARSKGLGRMVVIVKHAFRNGLIPVVTIMSLQFTSLIGGTLITETVFSWPGLGQLLVVAVNTHDMAIVQAAVFVIAFIVVVINILTDVAYRLLDPRIKYD, encoded by the coding sequence ATGGGCAAATACGTACTTAAGTCACTACTGCAGATCATTCCGGTGCTGTTCATTGTTTCATTAATTGTATTCATTTTGGTTCGAGTCACCGGTGATCCGGTTGCGCTAATGTTGCCTGAAACGGCTACTGCTGAAGATCGTGCTGTCTTGACGCAGGCACTCGGTTTGGACCAGCCTTTATATACGCAATACGTGAAGTTTCTGGGCAGTGCGATACAGGGAGACTTTGGTCAGTCTTTTCGCTACAATCAGCCTGCGTTAGAGCTTGTGCTGGAGAGATTGCCTGCCAGCTTTGAACTGGCGGTAGCCGCCATGTTTTTTGCCGTACTTATGGCTGTGCCACTTGGGGTCATTTCAGCTGTCAAACGCAATACGTTTACCGATCTCATTATTTCAGGAATATCCGTCATTGGTAAGGCAATGCCAAACTTCTGGATGGGGATTATGCTTATCCTCTTGTTCTCCGTCATGCTGGGCGTATTGCCGGTATCTGGTCGCGGAGGATTGTCACATCTGATCTTGCCGGCATTTACACTTGGCGTTGGACTGGCTGCGCAGATGACCCGACTGATTCGCTCCAGCATGCTGGAGATTCTGAATCAAGACTATATCCGAACAGCCCGCAGCAAGGGGCTTGGCCGAATGGTTGTCATTGTGAAACATGCATTTCGGAATGGACTGATTCCAGTCGTGACAATTATGAGTTTGCAGTTTACAAGTCTGATCGGGGGAACCTTGATTACGGAAACGGTATTCTCCTGGCCTGGACTGGGGCAATTGCTGGTCGTTGCAGTCAACACCCATGATATGGCGATTGTACAGGCAGCGGTGTTTGTCATTGCCTTTATCGTTGTGGTAATCAACATCTTGACGGATGTAGCTTACAGGCTACTTGATCCGCGCATCAAATACGACTAG
- a CDS encoding ABC transporter permease, whose product MTGSNEMPIPGREQEQDNGRAPTGFRYIWQQLIISKTGMFGAVLVLLVVLIAIGAPLLTSHDPAAVNPLGRLKPPAWLEGGTAEYWLGTDNLGRDMWSRIVYGARVSLIVGMGAVIVSGIIGAILGLVSGFYGKWLDAVIMRVGDAFMAIPTILFMLVVMAIVGPGITTLIFVIGVTNWVPFTRVVRSEVLSIKERDFVHAARSIGAKNGRLILKHILPNILSSFIVICGMNVGTTIIMEASLSFLGLGIKPPDVSWGGMLSDGRQYVATSWWVATFPGLAITFTVLGVIFLGDWLRDVLDPRTETTHK is encoded by the coding sequence ATGACAGGCAGCAATGAAATGCCAATTCCGGGTAGAGAACAGGAACAAGACAATGGGCGTGCACCAACGGGATTTCGTTATATCTGGCAACAACTGATCATCAGCAAGACCGGAATGTTTGGTGCTGTGCTTGTATTGTTGGTTGTGTTAATTGCCATAGGTGCACCTCTATTGACGAGTCATGATCCGGCAGCGGTGAATCCGCTGGGCCGACTTAAACCACCAGCATGGCTTGAGGGCGGAACGGCCGAATACTGGCTGGGTACCGATAATCTCGGCAGAGACATGTGGAGTCGAATTGTATATGGTGCCCGAGTTTCCTTAATCGTGGGTATGGGTGCAGTGATTGTATCAGGAATCATTGGCGCCATTCTGGGGCTGGTATCCGGATTCTACGGGAAATGGCTGGATGCCGTCATCATGCGTGTAGGTGATGCATTCATGGCGATTCCAACCATTCTGTTCATGCTTGTTGTGATGGCGATTGTTGGTCCCGGTATTACAACGCTGATCTTTGTCATCGGGGTGACAAACTGGGTCCCATTCACACGTGTGGTAAGAAGTGAGGTACTTAGTATCAAGGAGCGGGATTTTGTTCATGCGGCCAGATCGATTGGTGCGAAGAATGGAAGACTGATTCTGAAACATATTCTGCCGAATATCCTTTCATCCTTTATCGTCATCTGCGGTATGAATGTCGGCACAACGATTATTATGGAAGCTTCACTCAGCTTCCTGGGTCTGGGAATCAAACCACCTGATGTATCCTGGGGAGGGATGCTCAGTGATGGTAGACAATACGTAGCAACCAGCTGGTGGGTCGCTACATTCCCGGGACTAGCGATCACATTTACCGTACTCGGTGTTATTTTCCTTGGAGATTGGCTGCGTGATGTGCTTGATCCACGTACGGAGACAACCCATAAATAA